The stretch of DNA TGGATGCGCTGAGCCGCTATGCTGACCGGCCCGAGGTTCGTCGCGATCTGGCGGATGTGCTCCAGACCACGCAGTCGCCCATGGTGCAGGTGGCATTAATCGACCTGTTGGTGGACTTGCATGACAAGAGCGCAATGCCGCAACTCAGAAGAGTTCAGCAGGACCCGAACGTAAATCCCACGGTAAAGAAACGCGTGGATTGGGGAATCCAGCAGTTGAACTAGCTTTTATCCCGAGCGTAGCGAAAGATCGCTCTAGCTAAAAAGGATTGGAGGGAACCGTGATGAAACAGAAATTCCTTGCATTCATTTTGATGTATTCCGTTGGTTTGCTGTTCCTGCCTGCATTCGCCAGTGTGCTCCATGCATCTGGCGACGATGATGACTCTGATTCAAGCATGCGCCTCGAGGAGAAGGAGACGATTCGCAAGACCTTCAATCTTACCGCCGCCCACAAGATCCTGGAGATCGATAACATCTTTGGTTCGATTGAAGTGACAGGCGGACAGAGTGATCAGGTCCAACTGGTGGTCAATAAGACAATCTCTGCCGAGTCCAAAGACCGCATGGACGCTGCAAAGAAAGAAGTCACTCTGGACATTACGGATCAGCCGGATTTCTTAAAGCTCTACGTCAACGGGCCTTTCCGCTGCAAGTGTGAGAACGGCAATGATGGATGCACAAACTGGCACGGCGATCGCGGTTACAAAGTGAAGATGGATTTCCAGCTTCAGGTGCCGCGAAACATTGAAGTCAAGCTAAAGACAGTTAACTCAGGCCACGTCAATGTGCAGGATGTAACCGGCGATTTTTCCGTCCACAACGTGAATGGCGGCATTGATATGAAAAATGTCGCGGGCTCGGGCGTGGCGAAGACGGTCAATGGCCCCGTGAAGGTTTCATTCCGCGAAAACCCACGCGAAAAATCGGATTTTGCCACCATCAATGGCAACGTGGAACTCTATTTCGTCCGCGGGCTATCGGGCGACTTCCGTTTTAAGACCATGAACGGCGCAGTCTATAGCGATTTTGAAATGACATCACTGCCGGCGCAGCCGGTAAGCAGTGAACGATATGGGAGCAAGTTTGTGTTCAGGTCAGACCGATTTACCGGAGGCCGCGTCGGCTCCGGCGGGCCAGAAATAAAAGCAGAAAATTTAAATGGCGACATACGCGTTCTTGAGCGCCATGAATAAGCCAAGGAAAACTACCATATGAACTATTACTTTAAGTCTCATAAACGCATTATTTCGATCGCAGCCGCCGCCCTGTTCGCTTTGGCGCAGCCAATGTGGGCGCAGAATGATAATAAAGTAACTGTCCCCCTTACTGATCCGTCGCGTCCTGTGACGCTTCGTGCTCACCTGGTGAGCGGCAGCATCACCGTAAAAGGCGCAGACGTAAAAGAGGTGGTGGTGGAAGCGAAAGCGCGCGGAGACGAGGCACACACTGGCGGACGGGCTGAAGGCATGAAGCGTATTCCCATGACTTCTACCGGCCTGAACATTGAAGCGGAAAACAACAATGTGCGGGTGAGCACCGATTCCTATCAGCGGACGGTCGATCTGACGATCACCGTTCCAACCCATACCTCGGTTTCTTTGCATTCCGTGAACGATGGCAACATTGTGGTGAGCGGAGTTGATGGGGACCTTGATGTCAATAATGTGAATGGCGAAGTTGATTTGAAAAATGTCGGCGGCAGCGTGGTAGCGCACGCGTTGAACGGCCATGTGTTGGCGACCTTGAATCGTGTTGATCCGCAGAAACCCATGGCTTTCAGCTCACTCAATGGCGATATTGACGTCACGTTTCCGGCCGACCTGAAAGCCAATGTGAGCCTGCGCACTGATAATGGCGAGGTTTACAGTGACTTTGATGTGAAAGTGCAACCGACTGCTCCACAGCAGACCGTGGAAGATAATCGTGGCAAAGGCGGCAAGTATCGTGTGAAGATCGATAAAAATGTTCGCGGGACAATCAACGGAGGCGGCCAGGAAATCCAGTTCAAGAATTTCAATGGGAATATCTACATCAGAAAGGCCGGGGCAAAGTAGTAAAAATTCCCCGAACAAATGGCCGGGTGCACCTCCTATGGGTTTGTAACCGGCCTTGTTTTCCATACGATAAGATCCTGATAGATGTGCTGGCAGTTTTCGAATCGTGCTGAAGAATTTCTATCCCGCTGAATTACGCGTCCCTCCCTCGATACGCCATCCTGTCTATAACAACGACGGCGATGTCAAGGGCAAACGAAGGCGTCGACGCCCTCGGGTTAGGAGAAGCGCCATTTCGCTCTCGATGAAATTCTTCCAACTATTCACGAAACCAAGACCCGTACTCTTTC from Terriglobia bacterium encodes:
- a CDS encoding DUF4097 family beta strand repeat-containing protein, whose protein sequence is MWAQNDNKVTVPLTDPSRPVTLRAHLVSGSITVKGADVKEVVVEAKARGDEAHTGGRAEGMKRIPMTSTGLNIEAENNNVRVSTDSYQRTVDLTITVPTHTSVSLHSVNDGNIVVSGVDGDLDVNNVNGEVDLKNVGGSVVAHALNGHVLATLNRVDPQKPMAFSSLNGDIDVTFPADLKANVSLRTDNGEVYSDFDVKVQPTAPQQTVEDNRGKGGKYRVKIDKNVRGTINGGGQEIQFKNFNGNIYIRKAGAK